A section of the Quatrionicoccus australiensis genome encodes:
- a CDS encoding lytic transglycosylase domain-containing protein: MRRLIAALLLSGASAAFAGAQKYEPLAASVQGALHKAVSDSRPTVSSFKNPLEAADWLGEMSRRLSKRIPDREYRLDLLRSVHYEATRAGLDPQLVLGLMQVESGFRKYAVSSVGARGYMQVMPFWVKLIGRPDDNLFDLRTSLRYGCTILRHYLDIEKGDLYRALGRYNGSLGKPEYPNMVRAAWQNNWGYEAAPRLAQTGR; the protein is encoded by the coding sequence GTGCGCCGGCTGATTGCCGCGCTATTGCTGAGTGGCGCGTCGGCAGCCTTTGCCGGCGCGCAAAAATACGAGCCGCTTGCAGCCAGCGTGCAGGGCGCCCTGCACAAGGCTGTATCGGACTCGCGACCGACGGTCAGTTCGTTCAAGAATCCGCTGGAAGCTGCCGACTGGCTGGGCGAAATGTCGCGCCGGCTAAGCAAGCGCATTCCCGATCGCGAATACCGCTTGGATCTGCTGCGCAGCGTGCATTACGAAGCGACCCGGGCCGGTCTCGACCCGCAGTTGGTACTCGGCCTGATGCAGGTCGAGTCGGGCTTTCGCAAATACGCAGTGTCGTCGGTCGGGGCGCGCGGTTACATGCAGGTCATGCCATTTTGGGTCAAATTGATCGGTCGACCGGATGACAACCTGTTCGACCTGCGCACCAGCCTGCGTTACGGCTGCACCATCCTGCGTCACTACCTGGATATCGAGAAGGGCGACCTGTATCGCGCCCTCGGCCGCTACAACGGCAGCCTGGGCAAGCCGGAATACCCGAACATGGTGCGTGCCGCCTGGCAAAACAACTGGGGCTACGAAGCCGCCCCCAGGCTGGCGCAAACCGGCCGCTGA
- a CDS encoding proline--tRNA ligase encodes MRTTQFFFTTLKEAPADAEVISQKLMLRAGFIKRSAAGIYTWMPLGLRVLRKVENIVRDEMNKAGALELLMPAVQPFELWQESGRGEQYGPELLRFKDRHQRDFVIGPTHEEVITDVVRRDVKSYRQLPLHLYQIQTKFRDEIRPRFGVMRGREFLMKDGYSFHSSFEDLKREYAKMYATYSQIFTRLGLKFRAVAADTGSIGGTGSHEFHVLADSGEDDIAFCPTSDFAANVELAEALAPTTPRAAAGKAMEKTHTPGKMACADVAKFLAVDLTEIVKSIAVVSEEEGNETFALLLLRADHELNEIKASKIAALGAFRFATEEEVIARLGCKPGFIGPVAVDREKVAVFADRAVAVMSDFICGANEAGYHMSGVNFGRDLPEPEVFDIRNVVAGDPSPDGKGTLEICRGIEVGHIFQLRTKYAEALNCAFLDETGKSQVMEMGCYGIGVSRIVGSAIEQGNDDKGIILPTSIAPFEVCIVPMGYHKSEAVKAAADQLYGELKDLGIDVLLDDRNERPGSMFADMELIGIPHRVVIGERGLKDGQVEYKGRRDAEATLLPQADIVGIIKGKLCAG; translated from the coding sequence ATGCGCACTACGCAGTTCTTTTTCACCACTCTCAAGGAAGCCCCCGCCGACGCTGAAGTCATCAGCCAGAAACTGATGCTGCGCGCCGGCTTCATCAAGCGCTCCGCCGCCGGCATTTACACCTGGATGCCGCTCGGCCTGCGCGTGTTGCGCAAGGTCGAGAACATCGTCCGCGACGAGATGAACAAGGCCGGCGCGCTTGAGTTGCTGATGCCGGCCGTACAACCTTTTGAGCTATGGCAAGAATCCGGTCGTGGCGAACAATACGGCCCGGAATTGCTGCGCTTCAAGGATCGCCACCAGCGCGATTTCGTGATCGGCCCGACGCACGAGGAAGTGATCACCGATGTCGTCCGTCGCGACGTCAAGAGCTACCGCCAGCTGCCGCTGCACCTGTACCAGATCCAGACCAAGTTCCGCGACGAGATCCGCCCGCGCTTCGGCGTCATGCGCGGTCGCGAATTCCTGATGAAGGACGGCTATTCCTTCCATTCGTCCTTCGAGGATCTGAAGCGCGAATACGCCAAGATGTACGCCACCTACAGCCAGATTTTCACCCGCCTCGGCCTGAAGTTCCGCGCCGTGGCGGCCGACACCGGCTCGATCGGCGGCACCGGCTCGCATGAATTCCACGTTCTGGCCGACTCCGGCGAGGACGACATCGCCTTCTGCCCGACTTCCGATTTCGCCGCCAATGTTGAACTGGCCGAAGCGCTTGCCCCGACAACGCCGCGCGCGGCCGCCGGCAAGGCAATGGAGAAGACCCACACCCCGGGCAAGATGGCCTGCGCCGATGTCGCCAAGTTCCTGGCGGTCGACCTGACAGAAATCGTCAAATCCATTGCCGTCGTCAGCGAGGAAGAAGGCAACGAGACTTTCGCCCTGCTCCTGCTGCGCGCCGACCATGAACTCAACGAAATCAAGGCGAGCAAGATCGCTGCGCTGGGCGCTTTCCGCTTCGCCACTGAAGAAGAGGTCATCGCCCGCCTCGGCTGCAAACCCGGTTTTATCGGCCCGGTAGCGGTCGACCGTGAAAAAGTGGCCGTTTTCGCCGACCGTGCCGTCGCCGTCATGAGCGATTTCATCTGCGGTGCCAACGAAGCCGGCTATCACATGAGCGGTGTCAATTTCGGCCGCGACCTACCGGAACCGGAAGTTTTCGACATCCGCAACGTCGTCGCCGGCGACCCGTCGCCGGATGGCAAGGGCACCCTGGAAATTTGCCGTGGCATCGAAGTCGGCCACATCTTCCAGCTCCGCACCAAATACGCCGAAGCCCTCAACTGCGCCTTCCTCGACGAAACCGGCAAGAGCCAGGTCATGGAAATGGGCTGCTACGGCATCGGCGTTTCGCGCATCGTCGGCTCTGCCATCGAACAGGGCAATGACGACAAGGGCATCATCCTGCCGACCAGCATCGCGCCGTTCGAGGTCTGCATCGTGCCGATGGGCTACCACAAGAGCGAGGCCGTCAAGGCCGCCGCCGACCAGCTCTATGGCGAGCTCAAGGATCTCGGCATCGACGTTCTGCTCGACGACCGCAACGAACGCCCCGGGTCGATGTTCGCCGACATGGAACTGATCGGCATCCCGCACCGCGTCGTCATCGGCGAGCGCGGCCTCAAGGATGGCCAGGTCGAGTACAAGGGCCGCCGCGACGCCGAAGCAACGCTGCTGCCGCAGGCCGACATCGTCGGGATCATCAAGGGAAAGCTGTGCGCCGGCTGA
- a CDS encoding RNA pyrophosphohydrolase, whose product MLDREGYRPNVGIILCNAKNEVFWGKRIREHSWQFPQGGIKRGETPEQAMYRELYEEVGLLPEHVRILGRTKGWLRYEVPTHWIKREWRGSYKGQKQIWFLLRLVGRDNDVCLRATNKPEFDAWRWNDYWVPLDSVIEFKRSVYEQALNELVRFLDLDRRARPRRGDAGMLSGDAPVMGDRE is encoded by the coding sequence ATGCTTGACCGTGAAGGCTATCGCCCGAACGTCGGCATCATCCTTTGTAACGCGAAGAACGAGGTTTTCTGGGGTAAGCGCATACGTGAACATTCGTGGCAGTTTCCACAAGGTGGCATCAAGCGCGGCGAAACGCCGGAGCAGGCGATGTACCGGGAGCTGTATGAAGAAGTCGGGCTGTTGCCCGAGCACGTGCGCATCCTCGGGCGGACCAAGGGCTGGTTGCGTTATGAGGTGCCGACACACTGGATAAAGCGCGAATGGCGCGGTTCTTACAAGGGGCAGAAGCAGATCTGGTTTCTGCTGCGCCTGGTAGGGCGGGATAACGACGTCTGCCTGCGGGCGACCAACAAGCCGGAATTCGATGCCTGGCGCTGGAACGACTACTGGGTGCCACTCGACTCGGTGATCGAGTTCAAGCGCAGTGTTTATGAGCAGGCACTCAATGAACTTGTGCGTTTTCTCGATCTGGACCGGCGTGCCCGTCCGCGGCGCGGCGATGCAGGCATGTTGTCCGGGGATGCGCCGGTGATGGGCGATAGGGAGTGA
- a CDS encoding CNP1-like family protein → MLRKILLLGLSVCLAANVFAAAEVDDEDENKPWQELEVQFPAPPLAENLQPFHVSATTDNKFFIDMASLSVGDDGVVRYTLLVVAPEGGRNVTFEGMRCQTRERRIYASGRADGSWVKSRNNQWARLQPASVNRHHAALFLEYFCPTGGILSDVEAVRRALKQGGYADTWAR, encoded by the coding sequence ATGTTGCGCAAGATATTGTTGCTTGGCTTGTCTGTTTGTCTTGCGGCAAATGTTTTTGCAGCGGCAGAAGTGGATGACGAGGATGAAAACAAGCCTTGGCAGGAGCTCGAAGTTCAGTTCCCCGCGCCGCCGTTGGCCGAAAATCTGCAGCCGTTCCATGTCAGTGCGACGACAGACAACAAGTTTTTCATCGATATGGCCTCGCTGAGTGTCGGCGATGATGGGGTTGTGCGCTACACGCTGCTTGTTGTCGCGCCGGAAGGTGGTCGCAATGTGACTTTTGAGGGCATGCGTTGCCAGACGCGCGAGCGTCGGATTTATGCTTCCGGGCGAGCTGACGGTTCCTGGGTGAAGTCACGTAATAACCAGTGGGCGCGCCTGCAACCGGCAAGTGTGAATCGTCATCATGCGGCGCTCTTCCTCGAATATTTCTGTCCGACCGGGGGCATTCTGAGCGATGTTGAGGCGGTAAGGCGCGCCTTGAAGCAGGGTGGCTACGCGGATACATGGGCGCGCTGA
- the coq7 gene encoding 2-polyprenyl-3-methyl-6-methoxy-1,4-benzoquinone monooxygenase codes for MSIDRLILEFDLALRTVCASARSVRPLPGRDLPEQELGAQERRHVVGLMRVNHCGEVCAQALYQGQALTSRDPEVREALRSAAQEETEHLAWTEQRIAALGGRKSLLNPLWYAGSLSLGVFAGVLGDRWNLGFLAETERQVEAHLDSHLRSLPEGDLRSRAIVDQMRLDEIEHAETAIRHGAAELPLFVKQAMKAMGKVMTGVAYRL; via the coding sequence ATGTCGATTGATCGTCTGATTCTCGAGTTTGATCTGGCTCTGCGCACGGTGTGTGCTTCGGCGCGCAGCGTTCGTCCGCTACCCGGGCGGGACTTGCCTGAGCAGGAGCTGGGTGCGCAGGAGCGACGCCATGTTGTTGGCCTGATGCGGGTCAATCATTGCGGTGAAGTTTGCGCGCAGGCGCTTTATCAGGGGCAGGCCCTGACTTCCCGTGATCCGGAAGTGCGTGAAGCCTTGCGCAGTGCAGCCCAGGAAGAAACCGAGCATCTTGCCTGGACCGAGCAGCGGATCGCTGCATTGGGTGGGCGGAAAAGCTTGCTGAATCCGCTTTGGTATGCAGGCTCCCTGTCGCTCGGCGTGTTTGCCGGGGTGCTGGGTGATCGCTGGAATCTCGGCTTCCTGGCTGAAACGGAGCGCCAGGTGGAGGCGCATCTGGACAGCCATTTGCGTAGTTTGCCGGAGGGGGATCTACGCTCGCGGGCAATCGTCGATCAAATGCGTCTTGATGAAATCGAGCATGCAGAAACTGCAATTCGTCATGGTGCAGCGGAACTGCCGCTGTTCGTCAAGCAGGCAATGAAGGCGATGGGCAAGGTGATGACCGGGGTTGCCTACCGCCTCTGA
- a CDS encoding OsmC family protein — translation MECTVRWMGNDAGMSFVAESGSGHAVVMDGAPEAGGRNLGFRPMEMVLAGTGGCSAFDVVLILKKGRHAVSGCDVSLKAERAETDPKIFTSVHFHYRVKGRNLKPEAVARAIELSKDKYCSASIMIGKTAEITHDFEIIEEA, via the coding sequence ATGGAATGCACAGTACGATGGATGGGCAACGACGCAGGCATGTCGTTTGTTGCTGAATCAGGCAGCGGCCACGCTGTCGTTATGGATGGCGCCCCGGAAGCCGGCGGCCGCAACCTCGGCTTTCGCCCGATGGAAATGGTTCTGGCCGGAACAGGCGGCTGCAGCGCATTCGACGTGGTGCTGATCCTGAAAAAAGGCCGGCACGCCGTCAGTGGCTGCGACGTCAGCCTGAAAGCGGAACGGGCCGAAACAGACCCCAAGATTTTCACCAGCGTTCATTTCCACTATCGGGTCAAAGGCCGGAATCTCAAACCCGAAGCCGTGGCGCGCGCCATTGAACTGTCAAAAGACAAATACTGCTCGGCCTCGATCATGATCGGCAAGACGGCAGAAATCACTCACGACTTCGAAATCATCGAAGAAGCCTGA